Genomic window (Candidatus Nitrosocosmicus franklandus):
CTAGTTCCTCTAATCATATCGGTATACAGTGCGGTTTTGAAACTGGAAGCATTAGATTGATAGGTAAATATGCCGACAGAAAACTTGCTCCATTTAGGCCTTCTGAATGGCACTGGGTTGTGAAGGAGGGTGTTAAAACATTAAATGAAAATTATTGGGTTCCTGCCTTTACTCTTATAATGGGACTGGATAACAATGAAACCGCAGATGATAGTTGGGAAACAATTCAGCTTATACATCAACTAGAAAAGGAGCAACCAGATTCTAAATTCACGGTAACTCCTCTTACTTTTGTTCCCATAGGCCTGTTAGAAAAATCAGACTTTTTTGATATTGGAAATACTATGGACCCAGCTAAACTCGGAGTGATGTATAAAACTTGGCAACATAATTTCAAATATGCTATTCACAAATTTATGCACAAAGTTGGTCAAAATGATCCTATAAGGAAATTCTTTTTCGCTACTCTTGCCAGAACCTTAGGTGGTGTACCTCTCAGTGCTATGGAACGATATGCGCGAAAGAAGAGCCCTGAACATGAAAGAGTAATAGAAAAAATAAAAACTCAATATGCATAAAACAACATTATTTGTTACCTTACCTAGACATTCTTTTTTCTAAATCATTCAGTAAAATATCAAAATCTGTATACATATTTATTCCTACAATGGTTTTTTCGATCTTTTCTTTCAGAATCTTATTAGAAAATACAAAAATTTGATTCCTTTGCTGAAGATTCGTTTCCATCAGTGCTGTAAATAGGAATCTGATGGAGGTCTCACTATTTGAAATCACTACGATGACAGATTTTCCTCTAGTTCTCTTTGAGAGTTTATTAATATACCGCTGTAAATCTATATCAAAAAAAGGATCGATGTATTTCTCTATATTTCCTATAAGTACTGAGTTAATACCTTCCTTTGCTGTCAATATTTCCAACATTATACAGATTGGCAGGGAGTCATCATCTCCAGACATTATTATTAATTGGGAGTCTCCAAACCTTGTATTGGTGGACTTTATCACATTTCTAAGAATCCTGATGCAGTTTGAAAGATTATTTAACAAATGAATTTTTTCTGTCTTTCCGATTTTACCTCTATTATATAGTTCTAATATCGTATTTAGTACTGGTAGACAGACATTGTTAACAATTTTCCTAAGGTTAAAATTCCGGTTAATCAAACTGAGAACAATATTTTCTGCGACCTCCCCTTTACCACTAAGCAGTGCCTCAATTAGTTTTTGTTGAAACTCGAGAAAGTCTTCATCTTGAGAGTCTAAATTGGTTATGCCAGGCTGTAAATACCAAAAATTTACAGACCCTATCTTCCTTTTATTAATTATTTTCTGAAAATATAATATATCTAGGTATTTAGAAATGGTAATACGATTTGTTCCCAAAACCTTCGCTATTTCACTACTGGACATGGGATTATTGTTTTGGAGAAGGTCTATAATATCTCGTTGAATATCTGCCAAATTATATTTCTTGTACATTGGTTACCTCATTCCAGCTATTGTTTATAATGAATAAAAAAGTGTGATCTATTTTGATTCTTTGAATTGTTTTGCTAATTCATAAATTTTTTCATACCAATTGTCCGATTTGACAATGCTGCTTGCTACAAGTATTCCCTCAGATCCTAGGTCTAAAGCTATACGAATATCTTCAGGTGTATTGATTCCTGCTCCGCAAATCAATTTTGATCTTACTCCATTGGAAAGTAAATAATCCGATGATTCTTTGATCAAAGATGGTTTTTCGGTAGAGATTGATCTCTTAGTCCCAATCA
Coding sequences:
- a CDS encoding B12-binding domain-containing protein, yielding MYKKYNLADIQRDIIDLLQNNNPMSSSEIAKVLGTNRITISKYLDILYFQKIINKRKIGSVNFWYLQPGITNLDSQDEDFLEFQQKLIEALLSGKGEVAENIVLSLINRNFNLRKIVNNVCLPVLNTILELYNRGKIGKTEKIHLLNNLSNCIRILRNVIKSTNTRFGDSQLIIMSGDDDSLPICIMLEILTAKEGINSVLIGNIEKYIDPFFDIDLQRYINKLSKRTRGKSVIVVISNSETSIRFLFTALMETNLQQRNQIFVFSNKILKEKIEKTIVGINMYTDFDILLNDLEKRMSR